Below is a genomic region from Ferribacterium limneticum.
GTTATAGACGTGGACGATGGCTTGTTTGGCGCCCTTGATCGATTCGAAGGTGCGGCGGATGAGGTGTTCGCGGGCCTGGGTGAGGACTTCGATGGTGACGTCCTCGGGAATGTGGCCGCCGTCGATGAGGCTGCGGACGAAGCCAAATTCGGTTTCGGAGGCCGACGGAAAGGCGATCTCGATTTCCTTGAAGCCGATGGCGCAGAGTGTCTTGAACATCTGCATCTTTTTTTCGGCGTTCATTGGCTCGAAAAGGGCCTGGTTGCCATCGCGAAGATCGGTGCTCATCCATATCGGCGGCTTCTCGATGATGTGGTTCGGCCACTGGCGGTCAGCGATGCGGACCGGCGGAAAAGCGGTGTATTTGCTGGCGGGCTGGGCAATCATGGCTGGCTCCGGATAAATTTTTCGATAGCGAAATATTAAGCCAAAGGGGCTGGCAGACGATTGCGAATTGATGCATTTATCGATGTATTATTGGCATAAAATTGCTGTAAATGTTCAAATGAGAAAATATTATGGATATTGATCGCTACGACCGGCAAATTCTTGCCATCCTGCAAAGCGATGGGCGTATCAGCAATCAGGATCTGGCCGACCGTATAGGCCTGTCTCCCTCGCCCTGCCTACGTCGCGTTCGCGTGCTGGAGGAATCAGGCCTGATCATCGGCTATCGCGCCATGCTCGACGCCAAGAAGCTGGGCCTGTCTCTGATGGCGCTGATCGGTATCTCGATGGACCTGCACACGCCGGAGCGCTTTGCCAACCTGGAGGCGGCCATTGGTGATATTCCGGAGGTGCTGGAGTGCCTGCTGATAACTGGCCAGCAGTCGGACTACCAGCTCAAGGTGGTGGTCCGGGACATGGATGCCTATCAGGACTTGCTGCTCAACAAGATCACGCGTATCCAGGGCGTGACCGGTGTGCACACCAGTTTTGTGCTGCGCAAGGTGATCGACCGTACGACCTTGCCCGCTTAGGCGACGGACCCATCAGGCTCTGTATTGTGCAGCCTTAGTCGCGGACTCGCTCGAAAACCATCGATACGGTATCGGCCACGTCGTGAATATGAGTGGGTTGCGGAGTCGGTTGCGTTTGGGCGAAATAACGTTCCCATTGTCTGTCAGACAGTTCGACTTCGCGGACGGAGACGACCCGGCGTTCGCGCGATTGGCGTCTTTCCCTAAGGTTGGTGGGCGGGCCTATATCTCGCCTTCTTCGTTCGCCCCGCTTGCGGCGTTCCCCGGCGTTGGCATTCGGCAGTTGGACGTCTTCAGGAATTTCGGCGCCATGGGCCAAAAGTAGCTCGACGATATGAGTGTGCTGGCCCCGGCTGGCCATGCGGATGGGGCCGCCGGCACCCTGAGCGTTTGGGGCATGGATATCGGCGCCGCGCTTGATCAGTTCGCGCACGATGTCGGCATGGCCCTTGAAACAGGCGATCCGCATCGGCAGGCCGGGGTCGCCGTGCATGTCGGTTTCCTCGATAGCGGCGCCGTGATCAAGGGCTGCTATGACGGCCTGCAGGTTCCCCTTTTCGATGGCTCGCCTGAGTGCGCTGTGCATGGACATCAATGTGTTCTCCGAAATGAACCGGCGACTATCTATTTTGCATTATTTTTGACGCCTGTAGTTGGAGGATAGCCATGCCAGCCAATATGCAATGTCGAATTTTTCACGAATTGCCTGCCGGCGGATGAAATGCCCTGCAGGCAGCAGGTAGTCGACAATGCAGCGTGAGGCTGGTCTTCAGGCGCGTATAATCCGCCTCGGAAAGTCGGCCAGGCAATCGCTGGGCGTCCGGAGGTAACTTCGGCGCCGGGAGGAAAGTCCGGGCTCCATTGGGCGGGATGCCAGTTAACGGCTGGGTGCTATAAGTCGCAAGACGAAAGTCGAGTGACCCAAGGCAACGGAAAGTGCAACAGAGAATAGACCGCCGATGGCGTCGCAAGACGCACAGGTAAGGGTGAAACGGCGAGGTAAGAGCTCACCGCGTCCACGGTAACGGCGGACGGCATGGTAAACCCCATCCGGAGCAAGACCAAATAGGGAAGCTGAGGCGTGGCCCGCGCTGCTTCCGGGTAGGTTGCTTGAGCCTGTCGGTAACGGCAGGCCTAGAGGAATGATTGCCGAACCCCGCAAGGGGGGAACAGAACCCGGCTTATCGGCCGGCTTTCCAATCCTGATCTGTTTCGCTCACTTGGCTGCGAGCTTGTTTTCGGCCACCCATTCCTTGGTTATTTTCCATCCGTCATTTTCGCGGGCGATCAGCAGGGTCTTTGTGCGCGCCATTTCCCGATAGCTGCCCGCGGCATAGTCCTGCAGGAAGGTTGCCTTGAACTGGTCGGCATTGATGCGCTCGATGCCGAGTTCGCGGATCTGGATGTCGATTGGGGCGCCGGCTGAGAGTTTTTTGCTTCTTGCGGCAACCCAGGCATCGCGCGAGTTGCCATCGGCCGGCGTAAATTGCTGGCTGTAGGTGGCCAGATAGCCGGCGATATCGCGTTGTGCCCAGGCGTTGCGCCAAGCCTCCAGCAACTCGCCAACCCGTGTTTTGTCGCTGATTTCCGGCATCGCAGGCGCCAGCAAGGCGGCCTCGCGAAGCGCCGGGGTCGCCGCTGGAGGGCTTGGCATGCTCAGGAGGGCGGGGGCTCGGGTGGCTGCAGTAGGCCCGTGAGGTGTGCTCAGCCACATCAGCCCCGCTCCAAACAAGGCAGAAATCATGGCAGTGATGATGAGTGAGCCTGTTCCGAATAATTTCCCGGAATCGATCGCCGCCGGGTGGTTTTGGATGCCAGCTGTTTTGGCGGGGGCGGCTTCCGGTTCGCCCAGAGCGGCGTGCAATTGCTCAAGACGGCGTGCCATGGCACGTTCCTGTTTGTGGTCAGGATTGGGCTGGTGCCTGGAATTGTTCGTTGAACGAATACTTTTCGACTCGCTGTTTCCGAAAAATGCGGTAGCCGATTCGATGATGCCGCTGGCGGGGAGGGGGTGCGAAATGGCCACAGGGCTGATCCTCTGGGGGTGAGTACTGCGACGAATGTGCTGATTCGCAGACATTGTTAACCCGCGTGCTTTTATCGACTATCGAATAATTCACAGTTTCGGTGATTGGCTGTTACATCGGAACGGCTCGCGGTTGGTGCCGCGCTTCTGTCCTACAATGCGTGCCATGACTGTCACTAAGTTTCCTGTTATCGCCTGGCTTGAAGGGAATCAGGCAAGGTCCGCCCGCTGGCGCTCCGAGGCTGGCTTGCCAGCGCATGACAAGGTCGTCTTGGTCGATGATCGCCTGAGTGTCGATGCTGCCTGGAAGTTGGCCAGCGAAGGAACGGCAATGCTGTGGCGGGGCGACTGGCAGAACGCCCGTCATCTGTTGCAGGGCTTGAGTCGCCGTGCCGACCGCCAGCCGCGGTCGGGTAGCCAGAAGAAGCCGGCTACGCCGGCCGAGGCGTTCGAGCAGCATCGCCGGAACCAGGGGCGACGGGCGCAGGTGCTCGGCCTGTTGCTGGTGCCGCTCGGGGCGGATTACAGCATCCCGCTGCGCCGGGCGCAGGATGTCCGACAGGCTTGCGTCGAGGCTTACGGGCCGCCGACTGGCGAGGATTCCGTGCTGTCGTTGCGCGAGTTGCTGGCTGTCGTCAGTGCCCATGAGTGGCGCAAGAAAGGTGTGCCGGTGCCGGCGGTTGAGGGGCGCATTTACCCGCATTACGGCGTGTTTTCGCCGGTTCGCGGGGAGTATGTCGATCTCGTCGCCAAGGCGCCGTTGCCGGCCAACTGTGATCTGGCATTCGACATCGGCACCGGCTCCGGGATCATCGCGGCGATTCTGGCTCGGCGTGGTGTCAGGCAGGTTGTGGCGACCGATCTGGACGAGCGGGCCTTGGCTTGCGCCTCCGAAAATGTCGAAAAATTGGGGTTGACCGCAGCAGTCCGCCTCGTCAAGACCGATTTGTTCCCGGAAGGACGAGCCGGGCTGGTTGTCTGCAATCCGCCGTGGTTGCCGGCCCAGCCGACCTCGCCGGTCGAGTACGCGATCTACGATCCGGATTCGCGCATGCTGCGCGGTTTTCTCGGTCGTCTGGCCTCGCATCTGGAGGTTGATGGCGAGGGCTGGTTGATCATTTCGGATATCGCCGAACATCTCGGCCTGCGCTCACGGCAAAAGCTGCTCGGCTGGATCGAGATGGCCGGGCTGAAAGTGATCGAGCGCCTCGATACCCGGCCGCAACATCCCAAGGCGCAGGATGCGAGCGACCCGCTGCATGCGGCGCGGGCGGCCGAGGTGACTTCCTTGTGGCGGCTCGGCCGGGTCGATGGAATAAACTGAATGCGTCTTCCGTATACCTTGGTGTAGCCCCCCCCCCACAACCAACGGAGATCATCATGAAAATGAAAAACCTGCTTCTCGCCCTCCTCGCCTCCGCCACGCTGGCCGCCTGTTCCGGATATGGCACG
It encodes:
- a CDS encoding methyltransferase, whose protein sequence is MRAMTVTKFPVIAWLEGNQARSARWRSEAGLPAHDKVVLVDDRLSVDAAWKLASEGTAMLWRGDWQNARHLLQGLSRRADRQPRSGSQKKPATPAEAFEQHRRNQGRRAQVLGLLLVPLGADYSIPLRRAQDVRQACVEAYGPPTGEDSVLSLRELLAVVSAHEWRKKGVPVPAVEGRIYPHYGVFSPVRGEYVDLVAKAPLPANCDLAFDIGTGSGIIAAILARRGVRQVVATDLDERALACASENVEKLGLTAAVRLVKTDLFPEGRAGLVVCNPPWLPAQPTSPVEYAIYDPDSRMLRGFLGRLASHLEVDGEGWLIISDIAEHLGLRSRQKLLGWIEMAGLKVIERLDTRPQHPKAQDASDPLHAARAAEVTSLWRLGRVDGIN
- a CDS encoding ankyrin repeat domain-containing protein, whose amino-acid sequence is MSMHSALRRAIEKGNLQAVIAALDHGAAIEETDMHGDPGLPMRIACFKGHADIVRELIKRGADIHAPNAQGAGGPIRMASRGQHTHIVELLLAHGAEIPEDVQLPNANAGERRKRGERRRRDIGPPTNLRERRQSRERRVVSVREVELSDRQWERYFAQTQPTPQPTHIHDVADTVSMVFERVRD
- a CDS encoding Lrp/AsnC family transcriptional regulator, whose protein sequence is MDIDRYDRQILAILQSDGRISNQDLADRIGLSPSPCLRRVRVLEESGLIIGYRAMLDAKKLGLSLMALIGISMDLHTPERFANLEAAIGDIPEVLECLLITGQQSDYQLKVVVRDMDAYQDLLLNKITRIQGVTGVHTSFVLRKVIDRTTLPA
- a CDS encoding nuclear transport factor 2 family protein encodes the protein MARRLEQLHAALGEPEAAPAKTAGIQNHPAAIDSGKLFGTGSLIITAMISALFGAGLMWLSTPHGPTAATRAPALLSMPSPPAATPALREAALLAPAMPEISDKTRVGELLEAWRNAWAQRDIAGYLATYSQQFTPADGNSRDAWVAARSKKLSAGAPIDIQIRELGIERINADQFKATFLQDYAAGSYREMARTKTLLIARENDGWKITKEWVAENKLAAK